TTTTGACAGCAAGGATTTAGAGCGCATTCGAGCTCGGGGAGCCGAGGTCGCACCGCTTTGCTTACATGTCGGCTTGGGAACATTTTTGCCCATTCACGTCGAAGATTTGGAAAATCACAAAATGCATTCCGAGTTCGTAGATATTCCAGAGGAAACCCTACGCACGATCGAACGTGTGAAGCGCGGAGGCGGTCGAGTGTGGGCGTTGGGCACAACGGTGACTCGAGCCCTCGAGGCGTGGTCACAAAACCACTTACAAAAAACCGAGACGGGGTATCGCGGCGAAACCCATCTTTTTATTAAGCCGGGATACAATTTTAAAGTGGTCGATGTTCTGCTGACTAATTTTCACCAGCCGGAATCGACGCTATTGGCTCTCGTTTGTGCGTTCGCTGGAAAAGAGCGCGTTCTTAAAAATTATCAATGGGCCATCGAAAAAGACTTTCGCCTGTTTAGCTATGGAGATCTCACCGTATGGGAGAAGTAACCGAACCCGGCGCAACGAAAGCCGTGGGCACATTTGAAATCCAAAAAACCGAAGGCCAGGCGCGCGCCGCCACTTTGCAAACCGCACATGGCGAAATTCGCACTCCTGTTTTTATGGCGGTCGGCACCCGCGCAACAGTAAAGGCTGTCAGCACCGACGAGCTCGTGAATAACGGCTGCCAGGTGGTTTTAGGAAACACTTATCATTTGCACTTGCGCCCCGGTGAAGATGTGATCGAAAAAATGGGTGGCCTTCACAAGTTTATGAACTGGCACGGCCCGATTCTTACCGACAGCGGAGGATTTCAGGTTTTCTCTTTGGCGAATTTGAGAAAAATCACCGAAGAGGGTGTGGAGTTTCGCAGCCATATCGACGGCAGCAAATATTTTATCAGCCCGGAAAAAAGCATTCAGATTCAAATGGCCTTAGGCTCTGACATTATCATGGCCTTTGACGAGTGCCCGCCGTGGCCCGCCACCGAGGAACAGCTTAACAAAGCGATGGATATCACGTTGCGATGGCTTCATCGGAGTAAAGCGGCCATGACTCGCAAAGAGAGTTTATTGTTTGGCATCGCTCAGGGTGGACTCAACGAAGAGCTTCGGATCAAAAGTATCGAGCAGATCACCTCGGTGGACCTCCCAGGTTATGCCTTAGGTGGTTTTAGCGTGGGTGAGCCGATCGATCAGATGCATGTGTTGGTTAAAAAAGTAGCACCTTATATGCCGGCCCACAAACCGCGCTATCTGATGGGGGTGGGAACTCCGGTGGATTTACTTCTCGCTGTCGATAGCGGTATTGATATGTTTGACTGTGTTTTGCCCACGCGCGTGGCTCGCAACGGAACCTTGTTCACGTCTCAAGGGAAAATTAGCATCAAACGGACCGAGTATAAGGAAGATCCCTCGCCATTAGATCCAGATTGCAGTTGCGAGACCTGCCAAAATTATTCCAAAGCGTATTTGCGCCACTTGTTTTTAAGTGGTGAAATTTTAGGCTCTCGTCTTAACACCATTCACAATTTGCATTTTTATTTCGAGCTCATGCGGAAGGCGCGCGAGGCCATCCTCGAGGGAACATGGTCCACGTTCCGCGACCGCGAGTTGATGCGTTTCGTTAACAAGCAGTAAACAGCGACTTCTTGAGAGGCGTCTTGTACATAAATCTCTTTGGAGGTTTGTATGCGATATGTTCTTACTGTTTTATCAGTAGTGGTGACTTCACTTTCTGTTTGGGCCCAGGCGGGAGCGGCGACCGCGGAGAAGCCGAGCTTTTTACTTCAGATGTTTCCGTTCATTGCCTTATTTTTTATTTTCTACCTTTTCATCATTCGTCCTCAAGCCAAGCGCCAAAAGTTACAGCAGGAGTTTTTGACAACTCTCAAGCGTGGCGATGAAGTTTTGACATCAGGTGGAATCTTAGGGACTATTGAGGGTCTGACTGACAAATTCGTGACCCTTGAAGTGGCCAGTGGAGTACGCATTCGCGTTTTACGCTCGCAGGTTTCGGGGACGGTAAAAGAGGTGGAAAAATGATAGAGACTTTAAGAGGCCGACTGATTGTCTGCCTACTCGTGACGTTGTTCGGAATCGTGTGGGTGATGCCCAATGTGTTCGACACTTCCAAAATTTGGTGGCCGACAAAGGAAAAGCTCGTCTACGGATTAGATCTGCAAGGGGGCCTACATTTAGCTCTTGGTGTGGATATTCCAGCGGCGCTGAAAGAGCAGAGCCGTCGTGTCGGGAATTCTCTTAAAGATGGTCTTAAGCAAGACCATAGTATCGACGCCGCAGTAGAAACTGTAAATAGCGAAGTCGTTCACCTCAAAATTTTATTTTCGGGTGACCAGAAGAAGGTGGAAGACTATCTCGATCGCTATCATCGCAATGAATTGCAAGTGATTAAAGCGGCTGCGGATTCAATCGAAGTTCAATACTACGATGCCTACTTGATCCAGTTTAAGAAAAACCTCATCGAAAAAGCGCGGCAAGTGATCGCTAACCGTATTGATGAGTTTGGTGTAGCCGAGCCGAACATTGCTGTGCAAGGTGATGACCGAATTTTGGTTCAGCTTCCGGGTCTTAAGGATACAGAGAGTGCGAAGAATCTCATCAATCGCACAGCTAAACTTGAGTTTATGATCGTCAGTGAAGATGCGAAGTTAGAGGACGTGCAAACATGGATTGATCAAGCGGAGAAAGAGGGGAACTTTGCCCTCGGTAAAGACGATCTTCGTTATTCTGCTTACCTTGAAAAGATCAACGAAGCGATCAAGGATAAACTTCCTAAGAATACGGTGGTCCGTTTTATCAAAGCTCCGAATGCTAAAAATCTCGAGGCGGGCAAACTGCCTTATGTCCTTCGCACGGACGCCATGGTGGGTGGGGATACTCTCAGTGATGCCTACACCACATTTAGTCAGGAAACAAATAGCCCCGAAGTGGCTTTCCGCTTTGCCGATAAAGGTGCGCGTGAATTTGGTGCGCTCACTACAGAATACGTCAGGAAGTTGATGGCCATCGTTCTGGATGGAGTGGTGCAGTCGGCACCTGTGATTAACTCGCCGATCGTCAACGGTTCTGGCGTGATTCAGTTAGGTCAAACTCGGGATTATCAAGAGACTTTAAACGAGGCCAATCTATTAAGTATGGTTCTTAAGTCGGGAGCTCTTCCGGTATCGCTTCAGCAGTTGGAAGAGCGAGCGGTGGGTCCATCTTTGGGAAAAGACTCCATCGATAAGGGTAAAATGGCGACCCTCATTGGCTCGGGTCTGGTGATCCTTTTTATGTTTGTTTATTACGGAATGTTTGGTTTGGTGGCAAATATCGCAATTGTTCTCAATATCATTTTACTTTTTGCGATTCTTTCTTCTCTGCGCGCAACGCTGACCCTCCCTGGAATCGCGGGGATCGCGTTAACCGTAGGTATGGCCGTCGATGCGAACATCATCATCTTCGAAAAGATTCGTGATGAAATGAATAAGGGTGCAAGTTTGTTAGCGTCGATTCGCGAAGGTTTTGATCGCGCGTTCTGGACGATTTTTGATGCCAACGTCACCACGGCGGGAACTTGCGTCGTGCTGATGTATTACGGAACGGGACCGATTCGCGGTTTTGCGGTTTCGTTATTGATCGGTCTTACGGTATCGATGTTCACTTCGATTTTCTTAAGTCGAGCGCTTCTCGATCTGTTCACGGTTAAATTTAAATGGAATGTCAAACTGTAGGAGCTAAAGATGTCTATTAAGAATCATGTTTTTAAAATTGATTTTATGGGTTTGGCTCCGATCATGGGATTTATCTCTGGAGCTCTTGTCATAGCCTCGATTGCACTCATCGCCATTAAAGGTTTTAAGTACGGAATCGATTTTGCCGGGGGAACGGAAATGCAATTGC
The nucleotide sequence above comes from Bdellovibrionales bacterium. Encoded proteins:
- the tgt gene encoding tRNA guanosine(34) transglycosylase Tgt gives rise to the protein MGEVTEPGATKAVGTFEIQKTEGQARAATLQTAHGEIRTPVFMAVGTRATVKAVSTDELVNNGCQVVLGNTYHLHLRPGEDVIEKMGGLHKFMNWHGPILTDSGGFQVFSLANLRKITEEGVEFRSHIDGSKYFISPEKSIQIQMALGSDIIMAFDECPPWPATEEQLNKAMDITLRWLHRSKAAMTRKESLLFGIAQGGLNEELRIKSIEQITSVDLPGYALGGFSVGEPIDQMHVLVKKVAPYMPAHKPRYLMGVGTPVDLLLAVDSGIDMFDCVLPTRVARNGTLFTSQGKISIKRTEYKEDPSPLDPDCSCETCQNYSKAYLRHLFLSGEILGSRLNTIHNLHFYFELMRKAREAILEGTWSTFRDRELMRFVNKQ
- the yajC gene encoding preprotein translocase subunit YajC, encoding MFPFIALFFIFYLFIIRPQAKRQKLQQEFLTTLKRGDEVLTSGGILGTIEGLTDKFVTLEVASGVRIRVLRSQVSGTVKEVEK
- the secD gene encoding protein translocase subunit SecD, whose protein sequence is MIETLRGRLIVCLLVTLFGIVWVMPNVFDTSKIWWPTKEKLVYGLDLQGGLHLALGVDIPAALKEQSRRVGNSLKDGLKQDHSIDAAVETVNSEVVHLKILFSGDQKKVEDYLDRYHRNELQVIKAAADSIEVQYYDAYLIQFKKNLIEKARQVIANRIDEFGVAEPNIAVQGDDRILVQLPGLKDTESAKNLINRTAKLEFMIVSEDAKLEDVQTWIDQAEKEGNFALGKDDLRYSAYLEKINEAIKDKLPKNTVVRFIKAPNAKNLEAGKLPYVLRTDAMVGGDTLSDAYTTFSQETNSPEVAFRFADKGAREFGALTTEYVRKLMAIVLDGVVQSAPVINSPIVNGSGVIQLGQTRDYQETLNEANLLSMVLKSGALPVSLQQLEERAVGPSLGKDSIDKGKMATLIGSGLVILFMFVYYGMFGLVANIAIVLNIILLFAILSSLRATLTLPGIAGIALTVGMAVDANIIIFEKIRDEMNKGASLLASIREGFDRAFWTIFDANVTTAGTCVVLMYYGTGPIRGFAVSLLIGLTVSMFTSIFLSRALLDLFTVKFKWNVKL